The following DNA comes from Deltaproteobacteria bacterium.
ACCCGGACTCTACTTCATTTTTGAAACCATTGGCTTGCAGTATACCACAGCACCAAAAGCGGCTTTGATTATCGCCACAATTCCCATAATGGTCCTGGCGCTTGCCTTTTTCCTGCTGGGTGAGCGCACCAGGTTGGCAAGCCTCGCAGGCATCAGCATATCAGTGATCGGCATCGCAATATTGATTATGGGAGGGCCGGAGTTTATTTGGGCTCTGGGCAGCCACCTCTTTGGAGATCTTCTTATCTTCGGAGCAGTGATTTCAGCATCTTTTTATATCATCCTGGCCAGAAGCTTAGGGCAAAAATATTCAGCCTTCGAGATCACCAGTATGCAAACTATTTATGGCGCCCTTTTTTATATACCGGCATTTCTATGGGAGCTGCCAGGTCTGCAGTGGTCAGCCATTCATGGAGCCTCACTCTGGGCGTTAGTCTATTTGACGTTTTTTGCTACCATTGGCGCGTTTCTTTGTTTTAATCACGCTCTGACCAAAGTGCCAGCTCCTCGGGCGGCGGTCTTCATTAACGGCATTCCGGTGGTGACTGCCTTGGCTGCCTGGGTCTGGCTCGGGGAAAGGCTTTCTGTGATGCAGGCCGGCGGCGGCGCTCTGATTTT
Coding sequences within:
- a CDS encoding EamA family transporter, which translates into the protein MGLKRNKELGAYIALGVAIIFWGFSFVATKVALRGFSTFTLIFARFGLAAVLFLILLAWRGFPRFTRKDHARVLLTAFFEPGLYFIFETIGLQYTTAPKAALIIATIPIMVLALAFFLLGERTRLASLAGISISVIGIAILIMGGPEFIWALGSHLFGDLLIFGAVISASFYIILARSLGQKYSAFEITSMQTIYGALFYIPAFLWELPGLQWSAIHGASLWALVYLTFFATIGAFLCFNHALTKVPAPRAAVFINGIPVVTALAAWVWLGERLSVMQAGGGALILFGVLLTNLTRSQAVERAR